One Aegilops tauschii subsp. strangulata cultivar AL8/78 chromosome 7, Aet v6.0, whole genome shotgun sequence genomic window carries:
- the LOC109759557 gene encoding biotin--protein ligase 1, chloroplastic: protein MRPPTWARSRRRFGRWMRWSPRMASTHDLVIQNFAKLPVGVVCATYMQFKGKVDDSLDISTRVGSDLIYIFRYLSI from the exons ATGCGGCCACCTACATGGGCGCGCTCCAGGCGGCGCTTCGGGAGGTGGATGCGTTGGTCGCCGCGGATGGCATCCACGCACGACCTCGTGATACA GAACTTCGCCAAACTTCCGGTGGGCGTCGTGTGCGCCACATACATGCAGTTCAAAGGCAAAG TTGATGATTCGCTTGACATATCCACAAG AGTCGGCAGCGACTTGATTTATATTTTCCGCTACTTGTCAATATGA